GCATTTGAATAGGCAACCGGTTTAGGTTTCTGATATTTTAACGGATCGACGCTGGCCGAATAATCATCTTTTATGCCCGCGGGCACTATTTCATAAAAAGCGGTAACCGTATGGCCCGAGCCCATATCACCGGCATCTTTTTTATCGTCATTAAAATCCTCTTTGGCCAGTACCCGGTTTTCGTAACCAACCAGGCGGTAGGCCTGTACCTTGGCGGGGTTAAACTCCACCTGTAGTTTTACATCTTTGGCAATAGTAAATAAGGTACCGCCAAATTCGCTTACCAGGGTTTTGCGGGCTTCGGTAATGTTATCAATATAGGCGTAGTTGCCATTGCCTTTGTCGGCCAGGGTTTCCATCTTGCTATCCTTGTAATTACCCATGCCGAAGCCTAAAACCGATAACGAGATACCGCTTTCCCGTTCGCGCTCAATCAGTTTTTGCATATCATCATCGCTTGATGCGCCTACGTTAAAATCGCCATCGGTAGCCAAAACCACCCGGTTATTGCCATTTTTCATAATGTTTTGTTTGGCAATCTGGTAAGCCAGCTTAATGCCTTGTCCGCCGGCCGTTGATCCGCCCGCGCTTAAATTATCAATGGCATTGTTAATGGTTTCCTTTTTATCGCCGCCGGTTGCAGGCAGTACTACACCCGCCGCGCCTGCGTAAACAACCAGGGAAACTTTATCCTGTGGCCGCAATTGGTTAACCAGCATTTTTAATGACGATTGTACCAAGGGTAATTTATTAGCCTCGTTCATTGATCCCGATACATCTATTAAAAACACCAGGTTTGATGCCGGCAGTTTTTCGGTAGCTATTGTTCTGGCTTTAAGGCCTATGCGCAGCAGGCGGTGTTTGCTGTTCCATGGGGCTGCAGATAATTCGGTATGGATGGCCACCGGGCCACCATCTGTTGGACCCGGAAGGTTGTAGGTAAAATAGTTTATCATTTCTTCAATCCGCACTGCATCTGCCGGTGGCAACTGGCCGTTATTGATAAAGCGCCTTACGTTGCTGTACGAAGCCGCATCCACATCAACAGAAAATGTAGAGAGGGGCTCGGCCGATACCGCTTTAAAACCATTTTCTTCGATGC
The genomic region above belongs to Mucilaginibacter sp. KACC 22773 and contains:
- a CDS encoding vWA domain-containing protein, whose amino-acid sequence is MRKLVLIILLFTGLTGFKPNSSHRISGTVYDSADSSAIPGVSVVLKGTGFGTQTDAKGNYSIIVPDDNAVLTFSFIGYTTQDVKAGKGKVLKIYLHATSNQLNEVVVTSYGIQKRKDLTGSVSSISAKSYKAKGLSGKASGLVAADKVSAIYGYSANADFKMQAPAPVITDESYKGIEENGFKAVSAEPLSTFSVDVDAASYSNVRRFINNGQLPPADAVRIEEMINYFTYNLPGPTDGGPVAIHTELSAAPWNSKHRLLRIGLKARTIATEKLPASNLVFLIDVSGSMNEANKLPLVQSSLKMLVNQLRPQDKVSLVVYAGAAGVVLPATGGDKKETINNAIDNLSAGGSTAGGQGIKLAYQIAKQNIMKNGNNRVVLATDGDFNVGASSDDDMQKLIERERESGISLSVLGFGMGNYKDSKMETLADKGNGNYAYIDNITEARKTLVSEFGGTLFTIAKDVKLQVEFNPAKVQAYRLVGYENRVLAKEDFNDDKKDAGDMGSGHTVTAFYEIVPAGIKDDYSASVDPLKYQKPKPVAYSNASDEMMTIKFRYKEPASLKSKLSQVTVKDEPINLKSTSTDFRFAAAVAEIGMLLRDSKFKQNSGYEQAIKMARSAKGEDTEGYRAEFIKLAESARLLSKTELAAQEDNNVDE